GCCGGCCATTCACCTGCGGGTCTGGCCATCGAACACGAATGGCTGGAGCGTGAGCTGGGGTTCGTCGCGCTCACCGAGTCATCAACGAGGTGGTCCGACAAGCCCGGGGGGTGACCGGAACTCAGCTGCCGTTCGTCTCCGCTGCGTCCCTGGGCTGCGGCTGCGAGTCATCTTCGCCATCGGGTTTGCTCTCCGCAAGTGCCTCAAGGCCCCTGATGAGGACTTCGAGACCGGTGTCGAACGTGCTGGCGTCCCCGATGCCCAGAGGAGGTTGGCCCGCCGCAGCGATGGCCGGATAGTCCTCGGGGTCGAGGCGTTCGAACTGCATCCTCCAGGCCAATTCGTCCTCCCGCTGCACCTGCTCCGGAAGGCAGTGGGAGGCAGCCTCGATGCTTGAGAGTGCGCGAACATAGTTGCCGAATACGCGTTGGTACCTGAGTGCGTCTGTGTGGTTGAATCCGGCATCGAGGAATGCCGCGAGGGTGTACTCCATATTGCTGAACTCGCGAGGCATTCGCGTGGTCCTGGAGGCCATCTGCTGGGCGAGCTGAGGATAGCGCAGGTAGTGTTCGTGGACGACCCGGGCGGCAATCCGCAGATTCTCCCTCCAGTCTCCAGTGGGTACGAGGGCCCCGAGGTAGGAACGGTCGCGCAGGGAGTCGATGAGCGCGAGGACGAGTTCGTCCTTGTCCTTGAAGTGTCGGTACATCGACGTCGGGTGAGCGCCGAGTTCAGCTCCCAGGGATTGGAATGTCAGCCCGTCGAGGCCGTCGCGCTCGGCAATCATCTCAGCGGCGTCGAGGATGACAGTGCGGTTGAGGGAATCCCGCTTACGCCTCGTGCGGGCCGGTGCGTCGGGCGCCGAACGACGTGCGCCGTCCTCGGATGTGCCGGGGTTCGTCAAGGTACTCCCATCGTCGTGTGTGTCCTCAAGGATAACGGCAGTCGGCATGAACGCGAAGATCACTTGCCCAATAGATAGTCATTTCTATTGACTAAGACTATTGCTATCTCCTTGTTCCGGGATTAATCTGTTGCTACGACATGGCGCCGCAAGGGCCAAGGCCATGGTGGAAAGGAACTTCAATGACGAGTTTCACCCGACCGCGACGTAGGACACGCCTTCGCGCAGCGGCCGCCGGTCTCGCGCTCGCACTCGGCCTCACTGCGTGCTCGAACGGCGACGGCGGTCTCGACCAGAACATCTCGGACGACGAGCAGATCGTCATCGGGGCCGAACAGGAACCCGACTGCGCGGACTGGATCGCCACGTGTGCCGCAAACATCTGGGGTTCCTACACGATGCGGATCCCCACTCTCCCGCGCGCTTTCGAGTCCCGGAAGAACGATGGATCCTGGGAGCTCGTCCCCTCCGATCTCCTGACCGGTGAACCGAGCGTGGCCATCACCGACGACGGGAAGCAGACGATCACGTATCGGATCAATCCCGAAGCTCAATGGTCCGATGGAGAACCCATCACCGGCGAGGACTTCGTGTACACCGGCCTTCAGATCCGGGACGGCGATGACATCTTCGACAAGAGCGGGTACTCGCTCATCGAATCGATCGACGCTCCGAATGAGAGGACCGCAGTCGTCACGCTCAAGACCTCGACCGGCTCATGGAAGAAGCTCTTCAGCGGCGACTACTCTGTTCTCCCCAGTCACATCCTCAAGGGCGAGGACCGCGCCGAGGTGATGAAGGACGGCTACGACTTCTCCGGTGGCCCCTGGAAGATCGAGTCCTGGGTCAAAGGCGTCTCGGTGACACTGGTGCCCAATGACAACTACTGGGGCGAGAAGCCGAAGCTCAAGAAGGTCACCTTTCAGTTCATCACCGATACCGCGGCCGCCTTCCTCGCACTCAAGAGCGGTCAGGTCCAAGCGCTGTATCCGACACCCCAGCTCGACGCGATGAGCCAGATCAAGGCCGGGGTTCCGAACACGAACATCGACGTCGATACAGATTCCGGAAACCTGGAGGCCCTGTGGATCAACAATGCGGCCTTTCCCTTCGACAGCAAGGCGGTGCGACAGGCCTTCGCCTATTCGATCGACAGGCCTGCGATCGTTGAACGACTCTACGGACAGATCGGGGTCGAGCAGGTGCAACAGAGCTTCCTCACCCCACTCAACGGCATCTACGCCCGAGAGGATTTCTCCCGATACACCAAAGACCTCGAGAAGGTCGACGAACTCATGACGGACGACGGGTGGCGCAGGAATGGGGAGGGAATCTGGGAGAAGAACGGGAAGCCAGCCGAGTTCCGCATCACCACACAGTCAGGTAACCAACGGCGAGAACTGGCCGAACAGATCCTCCAGAAGCAGGCAGGCGAGGCCGGTTTCTCCATGAAGATCGCCAATGTTGCAGGCGCCGATCTGTTCTCGAGCGTCGCTCCCGAAGGGGACTTCGAAGTCGGAATGTGGACGATCATCGACACCGTCCCAGAGCCCGATCTCGGCTCCTCATTCAGGTCGGACGCCATCCCCGGTGAAGACAACGGGTTCTCGGGCATCAATTTCACCCGAGCGAAGATCTCAGGAGCCGACGGACTCCTCAACACCGTTGCCCGCACGACGAACGATAAGGAACGGATCAAGAAGTCCCATGCAGCGGAGAAGCTGATCGCCGAGGCTGTTCCCGGAATCCCGATCGACACGGTGCCGAATATCGTCATGACCAGCGACAGGGTCGAGGGGCCGGTCGAGATCAACCCCGCAGAAGGCCCCTTCTGGAACCTGGAGGAGTGGACCCTTGATTGAGACCTTCGCCTTCGACGCCACGACGATCGTTGCCGGCATCGAGCTCGACTGTCCGGGAACCGCAGACGACGGGATATCACCATGATTACCTATGCGCTGCGCCGACTGGCCTACTCGATCCCTGTCATCCTCATCGCCTCGTTCCTGCTCTTCTGGGCTGTCCGTCGGGCCTTCGACCCGCTGAGCAAGCTCCGGTTGAACCAGGACCCCACTGCGATCGCCCGAGAGACCGAACGGCTGGGTCTCGACAAACCCATCCCGGAGCAGTATCTCCTCTGGTTCAAGGGCTTCGTGGCAGGGGACTGGGGGACCAGCACGCGCACCGGCCGCGACGTTGTCGACATGATCGCCGGTGCTGCCGGGCCGACCATCCAGCTCATCTTCTGGGGAGTCCTCCTCGGTGCGATCGTTGCGATAGCGGTCGGGACGTATTCGGCGGTCAAACAGTACAGTGCAGCCGACTACGTGTTCACCGGCGTGTCCTACATCGGGATCGCCCTGCCCGCATTCTGGTTCGGGCTTCTGCTCATCCAGATATTCGGGGTGTGGCCGGTGCAGATATGGAACTTGGCCGAGCCGCCGCTGTACTTCGTGGGACTTCACTCGGTGGGCCATTCCGATTTCGGGGACTACCTGCGCCACCTCGCCCTTCCCGTGGTGACGATGACGATCACTCTCGTCGCCAGTTGGAGCAGGTACGGGCGAGCCTCGATGCTTGACTCCCTCACCAGCGACTATGTGCGCACGGCGAGGGCAAAAGGGGTGCCGAAGCGGCAGGTCGTCATCAACCACGCCCTCCGTAACTCCCTGGCCCCCTTCGTCACCGTGGTGTTTCTCGACGCGGGCATCCTTCTCGGTGGACTCGTCGTCACCGAACAGATCTTCTCGATCCCAGGAATGGGAAAGCTCCTGCTCGATTCCCTGCTCGCCGGCGACGCCCAGCTGCTGTTGCCGTGGATGATGCTCGTCGCCGTCATCATCGTCGTCTTCAATCTTCTGGCGGATCTCTGCTATGCCTACCTCGACCCGAGAGTGAAATTGTCATGAGAGCACAGTCAGCGGCCGCATCCGGCAATACCACCAGGTCGTTCGTCGGCCAATGGGCCCTCTTCCGACGTCGGTTCCTCCGACACAAGCTTGCCGTCAGCGGCCTCGTGGTGCTGGCGGTCCTCGTCGTCGCCTGTTTCGGGGCTCCGTGGATCGCCCCATTCCAGGAGAATCACCAGGACCTCATCACCGGATCCACCGGCCCTAGTGCGGTGCACTGGCTGGGAACGGACCAACTCGGCCGAGACTTCCTCAGTCAACTGCTCTACGCCGGGCGGATCTCGATGTCGGTCGGCCTCGGTGTGGGTCTGCTCTCGACCATTGTGGGAGTGCTCCTCGGTTCCCTGGCCGGATACTTCGGCGGCTGGGCGGATGAACTCATCATGCGCCTCGTCGACCTCTTCCTCGTCGTCCCGCCGATCGCGATCCTCGCTCTCCTACTCCAGGGGTTCGGCAGCTCGTCGGTGACGATCGTGCTGGCTCTGAGCGCGCTGGGCTGGACCGTCATCGCACGTGTTGCGAGGTCTCAGGTGCTGTCTTTGCGGGAGAAGGAGTTCGTCGACGCGGCGATCGTGCTCGGAGCCTCTCCCATACGAGTGATCCTGAGACACATGATCCCCAACCTCGCCGGAGTCATCGCCGTGAACGTCTCCCTCGCAGTAGCCGCGGCGATCATCACGGAATCGACCCTGAGCTTCCTCGGATTCGGTGTCCAACCCCCGGACTCCAGCTGGGGCAACATGCTCAGCCAGGCCGCCGGTCTGCTCGGCACCCCGCAGGTGCATCTGCTGCTCTACCCCGGCCTGCTCATACTGATCACGGTTCTGTCGGTGAACTTCATCGGCGACGGACTCCGTGACGCCCTCGACCCACAGACGAAACGATGAGGCCCACGATGACACTCAATCAACAGCCACTGCTCACGGTCGACAACCTCGGCGTCGTCTTCTCGACGGACAACGGTCCAGTCACCTCGGTCGAGGGACTGAGCTTCGAACTGAATGCGAACGAGACCCTCGGCGTGGTCGGCGAATCCGGCTCAGGAAAGTCCATCACCTCAATGGCGATCATGGGACTGCTTCCGCGCACCGCCACCGTGACGGGATCGATCAGGTTCCGCGGAGAGGAGCTGCTGACCAAGACCGACGATCAGCTGCGGGAGCTGCGCGGACGACGGATCTCCATGGTCTTCCAGGACGCGCTCGCCGCACTCAATCCGGTGAAGTCAGTGGGCAGTCAGCTCATGGAGGCAGTGCGCGTCCACTCGTCGGGCCGAAGCCGCCAGGAGATGCGGGCCAGGGCGATCGAACTCCTCGACATCGTCGGGATTCCGACTCCGGAGCAGCGTGTCGACCAGTTCCCCCACGAATTCTCCGGGGGAATGCGCCAGCGCATCATGATCGCCATGAGCATCGCCAACGATCCGGATGTGCTCATCGCCGACGAGCCGACCACAGCCCTCGACGTCACTGTCCAAGCGCAAGTGCTCGACGTGCTGCGTCGGGTTCAGGAACGGACCAACTCGGCCCTCCTGCTCATCACCCACGATCTGGGCGTGGTCGCAGGGCTCGCCGACAGGGTCCTCGTGATGTACTCGGGGAGGAAGGTTGAGGAGGCCGACGTCGAGGATGTGTTCTACCGTCCTTCCCACCCGTACACACTGGATCTGCTGGCCGCGATGCCCCGACTCGACGGCAATCCGGGCGATTCGCGCCTGTACTCGATCCCCGGGGCTCCTCCGGATCCGACCGAACTTCCGCCGGGCTGCCGGTTCGCGCCCAGGTGTCGGTACGCGATGCTCGGCACGTGCGATCAGACTCCCATTCCCGAACGTTTCATCACCGATCGCCATGTGGCGGCCTGCCTGAGGATCGACGAGGTCGCCGCCGTTCGACAGGAGGCGTCCTCATGAGGAGCACACTCGAAGCCATCGATGTCGTCAAGGAGTACCCGGTTCGCTCGGGTCTCTTCCGCAGACGCAACGGCACGGTTCACGCGCTCTCGGGGGTCAGCCTCGAGGTGCCGAAGGGAAAGACGCTCGGCATCGTCGGTGAGTCCGGCTGCGGAAAGTCCACGCTGGGGCGCTCGATCGTCCGGCTCCACGACATCGACAGCGGCAGCATCCGCTTGGACGGCCAGTCCGTCGAATCGACCACCGGCCAGGACCTGCGCTCGCTGCGGCGACGAGTGCAGATGGTGTTCCAGGATCCCTATGCCTCCCTCAACCCGCGGCTGACGATCGGCAGCGCCATCATCGAAGCCCTCGAGATCCACGGGTTGGCGGCCGGCCACCGTTCAGAACGGGCGCAGGAACTTATGGAGATGGTGGGCCTACGTCCCGAGTTCGTCCAGCGCTACCCGCACGAATTCTCCGGTGGTCAGAGGCAGCGCATCGGCATCGCCCGCGCACTCGCCGTCGAACCCGAGGTGATCGTGCTCGACGAACCGGTCAGTGCTCTCGACGTCAGTGTGCAGGCCGGCGTCCTCAACCAACTCAAGGAGCTCCAGGACCTGCTCGGACTCACCTACGTATTCATCGCCCATGATCTCTCCGTCGTGAGATATCTCAGCGACGAGGTGGCCGTGATGTACTTCGGCACGATCGTCGAGTCCGCGCCGACGGGCCGGCTGTTCGCAGCACCCGAGCATCCGTATACTCAGGCGCTGCTGTCCGCAGTCCCGATCCCCGATCCGATCGTCGAGCGGAGCAGAGAGCGGATCACCCTCAGCGGTGAAGTGCCGAGCTCTCTGAACCCTCCGAGCGGATGCCGGTTCCGAACCCGGTGCTGGAAGGCCACCGAACGCTGTGCCACCGAGGTTCCGCTTCTGCGTACGATGGCAGACGGGACCCGAGCGGCCTGTCATCATCCCGAATCGGAAACTCAGAGCCCAACCGACCCCACCGACGGTCAGAGAACGGAAGCAGGTGCTCAATGAGCTCACAGAAGTCGATCGCAGCCATCCCCGGCGACGGAATCGGGCAGGAAGTGGTTCCAGAGGGGCGTCGGGTGCTGCAGGCAGTCTCACAGAAACACGGGATCGATCTCGAATTCGCCGATTTCGACTTCGCGAGTGCCGACTACTACCAGGCTCATGGAACCATGCTGCCCGAGGACTGGTTCGACAGTCTGCGCGGCTTCGACGCGATCTTCTTCGGGGCCGTCGGCTGGCCGGACGTCGTACCCGACCACGTCTCTCTATGGGGCAGCCTGCTGCAATTCAGGAGGTCTTTCGACCAGTACATCAACCTCAGGCCGTGCCGTCTGCTGCCCGGTGTGAAGAGCCCGTTGTCCGGTTACGGGCCAGGTGACGTCGACTTCTACGTGGTGCGGGAGAACACCGAGGGCGAGTACTCGTCGATCGGCGGAAAGATGTTCGAGGGCACCGACCGGGAGATTGTCGTCCAGGAGACCGTGATGACTCGGACAGGTGTCGACAGGGTGCTCAAGTTCGCCTTCGATCTGGCCCGTTCCCGGCCGAATCAGCACCTCACCTCGGCGACGAAGAGTAACGGAATCTCGATCACGATGCCCTACTGGGACGAACGCGTGAAGGTCATGTCCGAGGGCTACCCGGACGTGGTCTGGGACCAGTTCCACATTGACATCCTCACAGCCAACTTCGTTCTCAAACCGAACAATTTCGACGTCGTCGTCGCGAGCAATCTCTTCGGCGACATCCTCTCCGATCTGGGACCGGCCTGCACAGGAACCATCGGGGTGGCACCGAGTGCGAACATCAACCCGGAGGGATCCTTCCCGAGCCTGTTCGAACCGGTGCACGGTTCGGCTCCTGATATTGCCGGCCAAGGCATCGCCAACCCGATCGGCCAGATCTGGTCGGGCGCGATGATGCTTGACCACCTCGGCGAAACCGGGGCGAGCACGGATGTGCTCGAGGCAATCGAATCGGTGTTGAGCAGCGGGGACGCGAGCGTTCTCACCCCAGATCTGGGAGGTCGGGGCACGACTTCATCACTGGGTGAGGCGATCGCATCGACGATCGTGTCACAGGACTGATGCTTGACGACACACGTGCAGTGACCGTCGATCGGTGTTGGCCGATGCGCTGAGGCTCAGTCGCGGCGGATGCTGAAGTCCACGTTCGTCGGGTGTTCGACCGTACGGGAGACCGTGCAGTACTTGTCGTGGGAGAGGCCGACGAGCTTCTCGATGCGCGCATCGGCCTTGCGACCGTCCTCGTCGTCGGGGAATGCGAGGTCGAAGTCGAGGTGGACGTTGTCCACCCGAGACGCGCCGTCCTCGTCGATCTTGTCGGCCCGGGCCGAGACATCGAAGCGCGTCGGCTCGGTGTGCCGGCTGGTCACGGTGTCGACGTCGATCGAGGAGCATCCGGCGACGGCTGCCAGCAGCAGCTCCACCGGTGTCATCAGGCCCTCGCCGCGGCCGAATTCGATGCTCGCCCCGCTCGGCGCAGTGGCACGGTAGTGGTTCTCGGCGAGCCTGGTCAGTTCGATGCTGCGTGTGTCTTCACTCATGGCCTCATCATGTCAGGAAACGATGAGTGTCGACTGGGCAATGGCAACGGCTCAGTCGTCTTGGTCGGGTGCTGCGAAATCGACCTCGGCGGCTTCCAAGACCCGAGCGGTCCGACCCGGACCCGACTCGAAGGTCCAGTAGAGGTTCGTGTGCGAGATGACCTGCTCCGGCGGCGGGGCACCCCAATCGCTGAGATCCTCGGTCGTGTGGGCGTCCGAAACCAGCGTGACATCGTAGCCGCGGGCGAATCCGCCGTGGATCGTCGACCTCACGCATGCATCGGACTGGGCGCCGGTGACGACGAGATGGCCGACGTCTTCGGACGCGAGAACGTCCTCGAAGTTCGTGTCCTCGAAGGCACTGCCGTGGGTCTTCTCGATGATCGCCTCACCGACGGCCGGGGAGAGCGAATCGACGATCTGCCACTGCGGTGACCCCGAGGGCATTTCCCGTGCGGAGTGTCTGACCCAGATGACCTCGGTGCCCTCGGCACGGGCCTTCTCAACCAGATCGGAGATCCTTTCGACCACCTCGTCGGAGTTCCAGGATGCGGCCATCACTCCGGTCTGGACGTCGATGACGAGGAGGGCGGTGTTCTCACGTGCAGAAGCCGGCGGCAGCGCTTCGGCGGCGGGCGATTGTGCTGTGGTGGTGCTCGGTGCAGCGGATGTGCCGGTCGACATCTGATCCTCCTCGATCATCTCCATCCTGCTCCGCTGCGCTCGTCGAAGCAATAGCCGGTCGCCTTCCCGAGCCAATTGCCAGCGAACCTGATCGGGCCGAGGCAGAGCCACCTCGGCGATATCCGGTTCCACGGTTCGGAACTTCGCCCCTGCTGACCGAGCAGTGATGCCAGAATGGGGCGGGTGAGCGAGACCCGAGACGATTCTGCCGAACATCCGCGCCGATTCAGCGTGCTGCGCAGCTGGAAGACGGCACCGTACCTTGTCGGATCCGGCATGGGGATGATGGGCGACAACATCGAACACGTCATCACCTACTGGGTGCTGTGGCAGAAGTTCGAGTCGCCGGCCCTCGTCGGATTCCAACTCATCAGCCATTGGCTGCCGTTCCTGCTCCTGTCCGTCTATGCCGGATCTCTGGCCGAACGCTTCGACTGCCGACGGCTCATCCAGATCGGGCAGGTCATGTTCATGGTCGTGTCCCTGTGCTGGGGCATCCTGTTCCTCACCGACTCCCTGCAGCTGTGGCAGGCCTGCGTCCTCCTCGTCATCCACGGTCTCGCGGGTTGTCTGTGGGGACCGGCCGAGCAGATGATGCTCCACGACTTCGTCGACCGCTCCGAGCTGCCGAGTGCGGTGCGCCTGAACGCCACCTTCCGCAGCCTGGGCATCCTGTTCGGGCCCGTCGTCGGATCCGCACTGCTGCTCTTCTTCGGCCCGACCTGGGGCATCTTCATCAACATCGTCTTCTACCTGCCCCTCACGCTCTTCCTCATGCGCACCCCGTACACGGGGCACATTCGCAGCGGCGGGATCCGCACGACGAGGACCACGCTGTTGCAGTCGCTGCGTGTCCTCATCGATGTCCGCCACAACAGGTCGATCGTCGGTATGCTGCTGCTCGCGGCGCTCGCCTCGATCACGATCGGTGCGGTCCTCCAGACGTCCATGCCCGTCTTCTCCGGCATTCTCGCCGGGCCCGGCGGGGACAGCGATTCCGCGTACGGAATGCTGCTCTTCGCGATGGGCGCAGGCGGCGTCCTCGGCGGCTTCCTCCTCGAGGCCACCGGATGGGTGCGTCCCACCCCTGCAGCCGCGGCGGTGGCCGCAGCCGGGCTCGGAGCTTCGTCGATCGTGTTCGCATTCACCTCGCACCTGTGGCTGGCGATCGTCGTGCTCGTCATCGCGGGAGTCTCGAAGATCACCGCCGAATCGACCGAGATGGCGATCATCCAGCTCGAAGCCCCGCAGGAGATCCGCGGTCGGGTCATCGGGTCCTATGCGACCTTCGGTCCCGGGATGCAGACATTCTCCGGGGTCACCGTCGGTGTGCTCGGCACGATCGCGACGATCCCGCAGGCCGTGACGATCGGCGGGGCAGTCCTGGCCATCGGCGCGATCGCCATCGGGGCATATGCGGTTGGCGGGCGCCGTCAGGCGTGACTTGGCGCGTTCAGCAACCTGGCGGTCTCTGAGCAACCCCACGACGGGTTGCTGAGTGACCGACACCGGTGTCTGGAGATCGGCAACGGCGAGCGGCGCGCAGAGCAGTCGCGTGCAGCGGGGTCGACGGAGCTCAGGTCACGGCGCCGCGAACCTTGTGCTGCGGGGCGTCCCAGGTGCGATCGTCGAGGATGTCGCGCAGAGCCTCGACTGTGTCCCACACCTCGGTGAAGCCGATGTAGAGCGGCGTCAGGCCGAAGCGCAGCACTTCAGGCTCCCGATAGTCGCCGATGATTCCGCGCTCGATCAGGGCGCTCATGATGGCAAACCCCTCGGGGTGCGTGATCGACACCTGGGAGCCGCGATGGGAATGCTCTCGCGGGGTGACTATCTCGACGGGATGATCGGCCAGGCGAGACTCGACGAGGTCGATGAACAGATCGGACAGCTGCAGGGACTTCGTCCGCACCGCTGACATGTCGACGCGATTGAAGATGTCGAGCCCCAGCTCGGCCACCGACATCGAGATGATGCCCTGCGTGCCGGTGAGGTAGCGGCGGATGCCCTCGGCCGGAGCATAGTCCGGTGACATCTCGAAGGGCTTCGCGTGGCCCCACCACCCGGAGAGCGGCTGCGTGAAACGGTTCTGCAGCGCTTCGGAGACCCAGATGAACGCCGGTGAGCCGGGTCCCCCGTTGAGGAACTTGTAGGTGCAGCCGATCGCCATGTCCGCGCCCGATCCGGCCAGGTCGATCTCCAGTGCACCGGCCGAATGGCACAGGTCCCAGATCACGAGTGCGCCACCCGCATGGATCGCCGAGGTGGTGCTGTCCATGTCGAAGAGCCGACCCGTGCGGTAGTTCACGTGGGTGAGGACGACCAGGGCCACCTCGGCGGTCATGGTGTTCGGGAAGCCGGCGGTCACCTCGGCGTCATCGACAAGACGCACCTCGTAGCCGTTGCCGAGCTGCTTGGCCAAGCCCTGGAGCATGTAGATGTCGGAGGGGAAGTTCTCCCGCTGGGTGAGGATGACGCGGCGGTCCGGTGAGTCGGCGGCCTGCATCTTCAGCGCCGCCGAGGCCGCCTTGAACAGGTTGATCGAGGTGGTGTCGGTGACGACGGTGCTGCCGGCCCCGCCGCCGACGATACCGGCGACCTTCTCGCCCAGAGTCGCCGGCAGGTCGAACCAGCCGGCGCTGTTCCAGGAGCGGATGAGCCCGGTGCCCCACTCGTCTTCGATGACTTCCTGGGCGCGTTCGGCCGCGCCCTTGGTCCGTGGCCCGAGCGAGTTCCCGTCGAGGTAGATCGTGTCCGGGGGCAAGATGAATTCGTCTCTGAAATCGCGCAGCGGATCCTCGGCATCGATGCGCTCGCAAGCGGGTCGATCGAGTGTGGTGCTGAGTTCGGGATTCGTCATGGGTCACCTTCATCGGGACGGAGCTGTCGGCGGCTGATCACCTCAAAGGTTACCCACCTGGCGGACATTATCGGCTGTATCCGACCAGGCAGCGGAAACGAGGAGTGATCTTTGTGGTGAATTCGGAGTTGATCGTCGATCATCGCTCGGAATCGAACGAAATCCACCTCGCCGAGGTGGACCTGACGATTCTGCGGGAGCTCAGTTCCGATGCCCGGAACTCCAACAAGGAGCTCGCCGGCCGGGTGGGGCTTGCTCCCTCCACGTGCTCGGGGAGAGTCGGCGCTCTGAGATCGCGGGGAATCATCAGGGGATTCACGCGAACATCGACTTCGAAGCGCTCGGAGGGCCGTGTGACGGGAGGTGGGACGGTCGGTCGGCGTCACTTCAGGCGAATACGGCTTCCAGGAGAACGAACGATGCCGTCGAATTGAGCGTCACATGCAGAGCCAGCGGCCCCCATAGGTTGCGGTGGAAGGTCCGCAGCAGCGCAAGACACAGCCCCAGGGTGACCATATACGGCAGGAGGATCGGCACCCCGTGGCACAGAGCGAAGATGGCGGCGCTGACAGTCACAGCCCCAACCGCGCCGAGGCGATCACGTATATAGCCGTAGATCACTCCGCGGAAGAACAGCTCCTCCCACAAGGGCGTGACGATCGCGATGGCAGCGAACATCACGATCGCGGAGACGGGGCCGGCATTGCCGGCGACCGCGTCCGTCGATGACCCACTCACGGGTCCCGAGCCGGTGACGGCGAAGACGAGGAGCTGTGCCCCGATCACTGCGAGAAAAGCAGCGGGAATCTGCCACAGCAGATGGAGCAGACGCGGGGAGGGGCGGGAGAAGCCGATGGCTGACATGCGGTGTCCGCGGCGGCGCAGAAACAGCGACAGCATAATCAGGGTCCCGGAGCTCTGGACCGCCAGCACAGTGATGATGAGGATATCGACATGTGCCCGAATCCCGGGAACGGTGAGACCGATGGCGATTGCCACGCCGAAGACGAGTGCAGCGATTCCAAGAGTGATTCCCGCCGAGGTGAGCAGAGTTTTCGTCGAGAGCCGCGCCTGCTGTGGGGATTCGTCCATACCTTGACCCTATAAGTCGCTGATCAGTGATGCCGTCGTCCAGAAGATTGAGATTCGTGGATCCGATCGGGGAGGGGTGATGAGGACGTTGAATGGGGGATCCCAGAGAATGTCGAAATGCGTCCTCGTATTGCGTGCGTATGACGGTCTGTGTCGGAATCAGACGAGTGTGCACTTGGAGATCGACTGGGCTTCCTAGCCTGGGGACCAGCCACACGCATCCGACCATCACTGACACGAAGGAGACGTCCCCATGACCGTCACAGCCGAGAGCACCACAGACTCCACAGCCACCAAGAATTCCACCACCACGATCAACACGGACTCGACCGTTGCCATCAGCGCCGAGGATCGGGCCGAACGCCTCACCTCGGCGGGGCAGGCGTGGAATGAGCGG
The Brevibacterium marinum genome window above contains:
- a CDS encoding tartrate dehydrogenase — protein: MSSQKSIAAIPGDGIGQEVVPEGRRVLQAVSQKHGIDLEFADFDFASADYYQAHGTMLPEDWFDSLRGFDAIFFGAVGWPDVVPDHVSLWGSLLQFRRSFDQYINLRPCRLLPGVKSPLSGYGPGDVDFYVVRENTEGEYSSIGGKMFEGTDREIVVQETVMTRTGVDRVLKFAFDLARSRPNQHLTSATKSNGISITMPYWDERVKVMSEGYPDVVWDQFHIDILTANFVLKPNNFDVVVASNLFGDILSDLGPACTGTIGVAPSANINPEGSFPSLFEPVHGSAPDIAGQGIANPIGQIWSGAMMLDHLGETGASTDVLEAIESVLSSGDASVLTPDLGGRGTTSSLGEAIASTIVSQD
- a CDS encoding OsmC family protein, with the translated sequence MSEDTRSIELTRLAENHYRATAPSGASIEFGRGEGLMTPVELLLAAVAGCSSIDVDTVTSRHTEPTRFDVSARADKIDEDGASRVDNVHLDFDLAFPDDEDGRKADARIEKLVGLSHDKYCTVSRTVEHPTNVDFSIRRD
- a CDS encoding cysteine hydrolase family protein codes for the protein MSTGTSAAPSTTTAQSPAAEALPPASARENTALLVIDVQTGVMAASWNSDEVVERISDLVEKARAEGTEVIWVRHSAREMPSGSPQWQIVDSLSPAVGEAIIEKTHGSAFEDTNFEDVLASEDVGHLVVTGAQSDACVRSTIHGGFARGYDVTLVSDAHTTEDLSDWGAPPPEQVISHTNLYWTFESGPGRTARVLEAAEVDFAAPDQDD
- a CDS encoding MFS transporter → MGRVSETRDDSAEHPRRFSVLRSWKTAPYLVGSGMGMMGDNIEHVITYWVLWQKFESPALVGFQLISHWLPFLLLSVYAGSLAERFDCRRLIQIGQVMFMVVSLCWGILFLTDSLQLWQACVLLVIHGLAGCLWGPAEQMMLHDFVDRSELPSAVRLNATFRSLGILFGPVVGSALLLFFGPTWGIFINIVFYLPLTLFLMRTPYTGHIRSGGIRTTRTTLLQSLRVLIDVRHNRSIVGMLLLAALASITIGAVLQTSMPVFSGILAGPGGDSDSAYGMLLFAMGAGGVLGGFLLEATGWVRPTPAAAAVAAAGLGASSIVFAFTSHLWLAIVVLVIAGVSKITAESTEMAIIQLEAPQEIRGRVIGSYATFGPGMQTFSGVTVGVLGTIATIPQAVTIGGAVLAIGAIAIGAYAVGGRRQA
- the kynU gene encoding kynureninase, with amino-acid sequence MTNPELSTTLDRPACERIDAEDPLRDFRDEFILPPDTIYLDGNSLGPRTKGAAERAQEVIEDEWGTGLIRSWNSAGWFDLPATLGEKVAGIVGGGAGSTVVTDTTSINLFKAASAALKMQAADSPDRRVILTQRENFPSDIYMLQGLAKQLGNGYEVRLVDDAEVTAGFPNTMTAEVALVVLTHVNYRTGRLFDMDSTTSAIHAGGALVIWDLCHSAGALEIDLAGSGADMAIGCTYKFLNGGPGSPAFIWVSEALQNRFTQPLSGWWGHAKPFEMSPDYAPAEGIRRYLTGTQGIISMSVAELGLDIFNRVDMSAVRTKSLQLSDLFIDLVESRLADHPVEIVTPREHSHRGSQVSITHPEGFAIMSALIERGIIGDYREPEVLRFGLTPLYIGFTEVWDTVEALRDILDDRTWDAPQHKVRGAVT
- a CDS encoding Lrp/AsnC family transcriptional regulator encodes the protein MDLTILRELSSDARNSNKELAGRVGLAPSTCSGRVGALRSRGIIRGFTRTSTSKRSEGRVTGGGTVGRRHFRRIRLPGERTMPSN
- a CDS encoding CPBP family intramembrane glutamic endopeptidase, which gives rise to MDESPQQARLSTKTLLTSAGITLGIAALVFGVAIAIGLTVPGIRAHVDILIITVLAVQSSGTLIMLSLFLRRRGHRMSAIGFSRPSPRLLHLLWQIPAAFLAVIGAQLLVFAVTGSGPVSGSSTDAVAGNAGPVSAIVMFAAIAIVTPLWEELFFRGVIYGYIRDRLGAVGAVTVSAAIFALCHGVPILLPYMVTLGLCLALLRTFHRNLWGPLALHVTLNSTASFVLLEAVFA